In the genome of Vicia villosa cultivar HV-30 ecotype Madison, WI linkage group LG7, Vvil1.0, whole genome shotgun sequence, one region contains:
- the LOC131619483 gene encoding uncharacterized protein LOC131619483, which yields MENSFWPSESEEVELQMGHIPFGGSNRNHQSSGVEITSFYVSEFPDYSSAKDLFELFCCVGKAVEVSISPRRNSRGKRFGFACFPGIEDGRLFAVRLDNIIITGRQIHANLPRFQRGKLVGDSGFVNQSIGGGGSKVGKEAAEGNFRDGMGSRRGIRTFAAAVGGVSGCKDVTGEVSINFCFKSNDEDKKRFLKAYVGRVLIPRSAYNIQSYMEMDGVYPVRVIPLGGDVCLSKDRESRFIEDLIVEGETWWKSWFSEIKRWEEGTVGESRDVWLRIFGIPAHVWMSYFFVALAEVWLKFICVDERTAKGEAFDVARIMVKVNLYLKILDVFPVTIDGKMFNLVMREDAIGLFGSNVEPSGNRDSASSSADSERIWQDFSLKGSLNHGVDVPFRDHGEIDKGDSSGGGGGGSENFKGSFSIPVLLGREENSATAWKDAKLGSFDEAVSRFRAETSLNFDSNKLVEEVVIIGNKIN from the exons ATGGAAAATAGTTTCTGGCCGTCGGAATCAGAGGAGGTGGAGCTTCAAATGGGACACATTCCCTTTGGGGGGAGTAACCGCAATCACCAGTCGTCTGGAGTGGAGATAACTTCTTTTTATGTTTCGGAATTCCCAGATTACTCAAGCGCGAAGGATCTTTTTGAGTTGTTTTGCTGTGTAGGGAAGGCGGTGGAAGTTTCAATCTCACCGAGGAGGAACAGTAGGGGAAAACGTTTCGGTTTTGCGTGTTTTCCAGGCATAGAAGATGGAAGGTTGTTCGCGGTCAGGCTCGATAATATCATTATAACAGGGAGGCAAATTCACGCCAATCTTCCTCGTTTTCAAAGGGGTAAGCTGGTAGGAGACTCAGGGTTTGTGAATCAGAGTATCGGAGGAGGGGGTTCCAAAGTGGGTAAGGAGGCGGCGGAGGGGAATTTCAGAGATGGAATGGGATCTAGGAGGGGCATCAGAACATTCGCGGCAGCGGTAGGGGGAGTTTCTGGTTGCAAAGATGTTACAGGGGAAGTGTCCATAAATTTCTGTTTCAAGTCTAATGATGAAGACAAAAAGAGATTTCTGAAAGCTTATGTTGGGAGAGTTCTCATTCCAAGGTCAGCTTACAACATTCAATCTTATATGGAGATGGATGGGGTCTACCCCGTGAGAGTAATTCCATTGGGAGGGGATGTCTGTCTGTCGAAGGATAGGGAGTCGAGATTTATTGAAGATTTGATTGTAGAAGGGGAAACCTGGTGGAAAAGCTGGTTCTCTGAGATTAAGAGGTGGGAGGAAGGAACGGTTGGTGAGAGTAGGGATGTTTGGCTGAGAATTTTTGGTATCCCTGCTCACGTGTGGATGTCTTACTTTTTTGTGGCATTGGCGGAGGTGTGGCTGAAATTCATTTGCGTGGACGAGAGAACAGCGAAAGGAGAAGCTTTTGATGTCGCAAGGATTATGGTGAAGGTTAATTTATATCTCAAAATACTTGATGTCTTTCCTGTTACCATTGACGGTAAGATGTTTAATTTAGTGATGCGAGAGGATGCGATAGGGTTGTTTGGAAGTAACGTTGAGCCATCGGGAAATAGGGATTCTGCTTCTTCATCAGCAGACTCTGAAAGAATTTGGCAGGAT TTTTCATTGAAGGGAAGTTTGAACCATGGCGTTGACGTTCCGTTCCGTGATCACGGAGAAATTGACAAGGGAGATTCGTCGGGAGGCGGAGGTGGAGGATCAGAAAATTTCAAGGGCTCGTTTTCGATTCCGGTTTTGCTGGGCAGGGAAGAAAACAGTGCTACTGCTTGGAAGGATGCAAAATTGGGGAGTTTCGACGAGGCTGTATCACGTTTTCGGGCAGAAACTTCTTTGAATTTTGACTCGAATAAATTAGTGGAAGAAGTGGTGATTATtggtaataaaataaattag
- the LOC131619484 gene encoding uncharacterized protein LOC131619484, whose translation MENSFWPSESEEVELQMGHIPFGGSNRNHQSSGVEITSFYVSEFPDYSSAKDLFELFCCVGKAVEVSISPRRNSRGKRFGFACFPGIEDGRLFAVRLDNIIITGRQIHANLPRFQRGKLVGDSGFVNQSIGGGGSKVGKEAAEGNFRDGMGSRRGIRTFAAAVGGVSGCKDVTGEVSINVCFKSNDEDKKRFLKAYVGRVLIPRSAYNIQSYMEMDGVYPVRVIPLGGDVCLSKDRESRFIEDLIVEGETWWKSWFSEIKRWEEGTVGESRDVWLRIFGIPAHVWMSYFFVALAEVWLKFICVDERTAKGEAFDVARIMVKVNLYLKILDVFPVTIDGKMFNLVMREDAIGLFGSNVEPSGNRDSASSSADSERIWQDFSLKGSLNHGVDVPFRDHGEIDKGDSSGGGGGGSENFKGSFSIPVLLGREENSATAWKDAKLGSFDEAVSRFRAETSLNFDSNKLVEEVVIIGNKIN comes from the exons ATGGAAAATAGTTTCTGGCCGTCGGAATCAGAGGAGGTGGAGCTTCAAATGGGACACATTCCCTTTGGGGGGAGTAACCGCAATCACCAGTCGTCTGGAGTGGAGATAACTTCTTTTTATGTTTCGGAATTCCCAGATTACTCAAGCGCGAAGGATCTTTTTGAGTTGTTTTGCTGTGTAGGGAAGGCGGTGGAAGTTTCAATCTCACCGAGGAGGAACAGTAGGGGAAAACGTTTCGGTTTTGCGTGTTTTCCAGGCATAGAAGATGGAAGGTTGTTCGCGGTCAGGCTCGATAATATCATTATAACAGGGAGGCAAATTCACGCCAATCTTCCTCGTTTTCAAAGGGGTAAGCTGGTAGGAGACTCAGGGTTTGTGAATCAGAGTATCGGAGGAGGGGGTTCCAAAGTGGGTAAGGAGGCGGCGGAGGGGAATTTCAGAGATGGAATGGGATCTAGGAGGGGCATCAGAACATTCGCGGCAGCGGTAGGGGGAGTTTCTGGTTGCAAAGATGTTACAGGGGAAGTGTCCATAAATGTCTGTTTCAAGTCTAATGATGAAGACAAAAAGAGATTTCTGAAAGCTTATGTTGGGAGAGTTCTCATTCCAAGGTCAGCTTACAACATTCAATCTTATATGGAGATGGATGGGGTCTACCCCGTGAGAGTAATTCCATTGGGAGGGGATGTCTGTCTGTCGAAGGATAGGGAGTCGAGATTTATTGAAGATTTGATTGTAGAAGGGGAAACCTGGTGGAAAAGCTGGTTCTCTGAGATTAAGAGGTGGGAGGAAGGAACGGTTGGTGAGAGTAGGGATGTTTGGCTGAGAATTTTTGGTATCCCTGCTCACGTGTGGATGTCTTACTTTTTTGTGGCATTGGCGGAGGTGTGGCTGAAATTCATTTGCGTGGACGAGAGAACAGCGAAAGGAGAAGCTTTTGATGTCGCAAGGATTATGGTGAAGGTTAATTTATATCTCAAAATACTTGATGTCTTTCCTGTTACCATTGACGGTAAGATGTTTAATTTAGTGATGCGAGAGGATGCGATAGGGTTGTTTGGAAGTAACGTTGAGCCATCGGGAAATAGGGATTCTGCTTCTTCATCAGCAGACTCTGAAAGAATTTGGCAGGAT TTTTCATTGAAGGGAAGTTTGAACCATGGCGTTGACGTTCCGTTCCGTGATCACGGAGAAATTGACAAGGGAGATTCGTCGGGAGGCGGAGGTGGAGGATCAGAAAATTTCAAGGGCTCGTTTTCGATTCCGGTTTTGCTGGGCAGGGAAGAAAACAGTGCTACTGCTTGGAAGGATGCAAAATTGGGGAGTTTCGACGAGGCTGTATCACGTTTTCGGGCAGAAACTTCTTTGAATTTTGACTCGAATAAATTAGTGGAAGAAGTGGTGATTATtggtaataaaataaattag